One Geotrypetes seraphini chromosome 15, aGeoSer1.1, whole genome shotgun sequence genomic window carries:
- the LOC117349155 gene encoding transcription factor HES-5-like encodes MAGRKSSARDSESSTERAIKKLRKPAVEKLRRDRINHSIEQLRLLLETELRRHQLPSKPEKADILEMAVSYLRRRQQGAAKTVTSGSMGYREGYCRCLQDSLHFLSLGAETETQLRLLSELQRSQAAAEGQDHPELATCHPVRKQAAQHSSKSLWRPW; translated from the exons ATGGCGGGTCGCAAGAGCTCAGCTCGGGATTCCGAGAGCAGCACAGAGAGAGCAATTAAAAAG CTGAGGAAGCCGGCCGtggagaagctgaggagggatCGCATCAACCACAGCATCGAACAGCTCAGGCTGTTGCTGGAGACGGAGCTCCGGAGACATCAGCTCCCTTCCAAGCCAGAGAAAGCCGACATCCTAGAAATGGCAGTGAGCTACCTGAGGCGGCGCCAGCAGGGGGCAGCAAAGA CTGTAACATCTGGCAGTATGGGCTACAGAGAAGGCTATTGCAGGTGCCTGCAGGACTCCCTTCACTTTCTCTCCCTGGGCGCAGAGACAGAGACTCAGCTGAGGCTACTGAGCGAGCTCCAGAGGTCTCAGGCTGCGGCAGAGGGCCAGGATCACCCCGAGCTTGCAACGTGCCACCCCGTCCGAAAGCAGGCAGCTCAGCACAGCAGCAAGAGCTTGTGGAGACCCTGGTGA
- the LOC117349156 gene encoding transcription factor HES-5-like — MAGRKSSARDSESSTERAIKKLRKPAVEKLRRDRINHSIEQLRLLLETELRRHQLPSKPEKADILEMAVSYLRRRQQGAAKTVTSGSMGYREGYCRCLQDSLHFLSLGAETETQLRLLSALQRSPAAAEGQDHPELATCHPVRKQAAQPSSESLWRPW, encoded by the exons ATGGCGGGTCGCAAGAGCTCAGCTCGGGATTCCGAGAGCAGCACAGAGAGAGCAATTAAAAAG CTGAGGAAGCCGGCCGtggagaagctgaggagggatCGCATCAACCACAGCATCGAACAGCTCAGGCTCTTGCTGGAGACGGAGCTCCGGAGACATCAGCTCCCTTCCAAGCCAGAGAAAGCCGACATCCTAGAAATGGCAGTGAGCTACCTGAGGCGGCGCCAGCAGGGGGCAGCAAAGA CTGTAACATCTGGCAGTATGGGCTACAGAGAAGGCTATTGCAGGTGCCTGCAGGACTCCCTTCACTTTCTCTCCCTGGGCGCAGAGACAGAGACTCAGCTGAGGCTACTGAGCGCGCTCCAGAGGTCTCCGGCTGCGGCAGAGGGCCAGGATCACCCCGAGCTTGCAACGTGCCACCCCGTCCGAAAGCAGGCAGCTCAGCCCAGCAGCGAGAGCTTGTGGAGACCCTGGTGA